A DNA window from Malus domestica chromosome 12, GDT2T_hap1 contains the following coding sequences:
- the LOC114819952 gene encoding probable protein phosphatase 2C 65 codes for MGACCSKEKLHGGGYMEDDHMANRNEYSEADKEEDSVRCGDDGARIRLEGCSRNISMYTQQGRKGINQDAMTVWEDFTEKGMHFCGVFDGHGPDGHKVARCVRDNLPSKLSEVIKIYQLNTGIFSDINVAGSELNANNGTSRDRKASSDLSLPSWEASFVKSFKEMDEELSLDNTIDSFCSGSTAVTVLKQGDHLVIANLGDSRAVLGTRSGEKKQIVPVQLTVDLKPDTPSEAERIMKCKGRILSVEGEPQVFRLWMPDEDCPGLAMARAFGDFCVKDYGLTSSPEVFYRKISSDDEFVVLATDGIWDALTNSDVVKIVASARKRSMAAELLVKRAVRAWKRKFPQSKIDDCAVICLYLKDQPASSLTQSDSHASRVGKGNDSELSLSYYSKRSNVASDQGGPASEINSKMMEDEKDTVLNCNVSQDAKEEWNAIKSVDRVNTMLKLPQFSNGLSRRKTSKDYEEVEAH; via the exons ATGGGAGCTTGTTGTAGCAAGGAGAAATTGCATGGAGGAGGTTACATGGAGGATGATCATATGGCCAATCGGAATGAGTATTCCGAGGCCGATAAGGAAGAGGATAGTGTAAGGTGTGGGGACGATGGGGCACGCATAAGGTTGGAAGGGTGTTCTAGGAACATATCCATGTACACCCAGCAAGGAAGAAAAGGGATCAATCAAGATGCAATGACAGTTTGGGAG GACTTTACCGAGAAAGGCATGCACTTCTGCGGTGTGTTTGATGGTCATGGCCCCGACGGTCACAAAGTTGCAAGATGTGTACGTGACAATTTACCCTCAAAGCTCTCCGAAGTCATCAAAATTTACCAGCTCAACACCGGCATATTCAGCGACATCAATGTTGCCGGAAGCGAGCTCAATGCAAACAACGGTACAAGTCGCGATAGGAAAGCCAGTAGCGATCTCTCTCTTCCGTCATGGGAAGCCAGTTTCGTTAAATCATTCAAGGAAATGGATGAAGAACTTAGCCTCGATAACACCATTGATAGCTTCTGCAGTGGTTCAACAGCTGTAACTGTACTTAAACAG GGTGATCATTTGGTGATTGCCAACTTAGGCGATTCTCGTGCAGTTCTTGGAACTAGATCAGGAGAGAAAAAACAAATCGTTCCTGTCCAGCTCACAGTTGATTTGAAACCTGATACTCCAA GTGAAGCTGAGAGAATTATGAAATGCAAGGGCAGGATTTTATCAGTGGAGGGAGAACCACAAGTATTTAGATTATGGATGCCGGATGAAGACTGCCCTGGTCTTGCAATGGCAAGGGCTTTCGGGGATTTCTGTGTCAAAGATTACGGTCTAACCTCAAGTCCGGAAGTTTTCTACAGGAAGATATCAAGTGATGATGAATTTGTGGTCTTGGCAACTGATGgg ATTTGGGATGCTTTAACAAACAGTGACGTGGTAAAGATAGTTGCATCAGCAAGGAAGCGATCCATGGCAGCAGAATTACTAGTAAAGCGTGCAGTTAGAGCATGGAAACGGAAGTTCCCCCAATCGAAAATTGATGATTGTGCAGTTATATGCTTGTACCTGAAGGACCAACCTGCTTCTTCATTAACACAATCCGATTCCCATGCGAGCCGTGTAGGCAAAGGAAATGACTCTGAGCTTTCCCTTTCTTACTATAGCAAAAGATCGAATGTTGCAAGCGATCAGGGAGGCCCTGCATCCGAGATCAACAGCAAGATGATGGAGGATGAGAAGGATACCGTGTTGAACTGCAATGTCTCACAAGACGCAAAGGAAGAGTGGAATGCCATTAAAAGTGTTGACAGAGTAAATACCATGTTGAAGCTTCCTCAATTTTCTAATGGTTTGAGTCGGAGGAAAACATCAAAGGATTACGAAGAGGTTGAAGCTCATTGA
- the LOC114820030 gene encoding uncharacterized protein yields MEGLAFRGNDESEHSSNHGNFLELLQFLADHNEDVKAVTLKNAPENHKLTSLDIQKDIVNACATETIKAIIEDVGTSLFSILIDESRDVSTKEQMAIVLRYVDKNGHVVERFIGIEHVTSTIALSLKETIDEVFSRHKLSMSRLHGQGYDGAINMQGEFNGLKALIMKESGCAYYIHCFAHQLQLALVAVAKKNIQIESLFSIVTILVNVVGASSKRYDLLREKQSIAVIEALNSADSFSAFDNQKLLRLVQFYPKDFSMNELVILKIQLETYIVDMRSSIEFSVATATVERAFSAMKILKNRLRNRMGDQWMNDNMVIFIEIEIFDGIGNDVVMQRFQNMKTC; encoded by the exons ATGGAAG GGCTTGCATTTCGTGGTAATGATGAATCTGAACATTCAAGCAACCATGGAAACTTTCTTGAGCTTCTACAGTTTCTTGCCGACCACAATGAGGATGTGAAAGCCGTTACTTTGAAAAATGCTCCAGAGAATCACAAATTGACATCACTAGATATTCAAAAAGACATTGTAAATGCTTGTGCAACTGAGACGATCAAGGCTATTATTGAAGACGTTGGCACTTCGTTGTTCTCTATTTTGATTGATGAATCTCGTGACGTATCAACGAAGGAACAAATGGCTATTGTATTGCGTTATGTGGACAAGAATGGGCATGTCGTTGAGCGTTTTATTGGCATTGAGCATGTTACTAGTACCATTGCTCTCTCACTCAAGGAAACCATTGATGAGGTATTTTCTAGGCATAAATTGAGCATGTCTAGGTTGCATGGGCAAGGTTACGATGGGGCCATCAATATGCAAGGTGAGTTCAATGGTCTTAAAGCTCTTATTATGAAAGAAAGTGGTTGTGCCTATTATATTCATTGCTTTGCACATCAACTTCAATTAGCTCTTGTAGCTGTGGCAAAGAAGAACATTCAAATTGAGTCTCTTTTTAGTATAGTTACTATTTTGGTAAATGTTGTTGGAGCTTCATCGAAGCGTTATGATCTTCTTCGGGAGAAGCAATCTATTGCAGTTATTGAAGCACTAAACAGTG CCGACTCCTTCTCTGCTTTTGATAACCAAAAGCTATTGCGTCTTGTCCAGTTTTATCCTAAAGACTTCTCTATGAATGAGCTGGTGATACTTAAGATTCAACTTGAGACTTACATTGTGGATATGCGGTCTAGCATtgagttttcag TTGCTACTGCAACCGTTGAAAGAGCATTTTCGGCCATGAAAATTCTGAAGAATCGATTAAGAAATCGgatgggagatcaatggatgaatgacaacatggttatttttatagagataGAGATATTTGATGGTATTGGTAATGATGTTGTCATGCAACGCTTTCAGAACATGAAAACGTGTTGA
- the LOC114819953 gene encoding uncharacterized protein — MEPGAAAAGKPGLLKNVFIRFFLFGVLIVLCRFAYVVTVTGESCELGNFCFFSLPENLNFVIANTGGSAIAAKKEAVPSISVGSTKPELYTSKDWIKAVHFYSAVFQDLMSQGFLSRKAKSLCVETPAGHDVYALRESGVKGAVGVFKKASRPLVIPGESHRLPFADNSFDFVFSGGGRLEKSPKPADVAAEIVRTLKPEGFAVVHVGARDTYSFHSFIELFNCSKLVTSRDIDGFDPPMPKIREMVLRKDCGESEGFGHRAENPGGGAGNKCSVPGHKMDLIRKAEPLIEIEPLKPWITLKKNIQNVKYLPTMADISFKKRYAYVDVGARSYGSSIGSWFKKQYPKQNRTFEVFAIEADKTFHDQYKLKKGVTLLPYAAWVRNETLSFEINGDPGEKVKDKGRGMGRIQPANPASGGFNGEVDRIQGFDFVNWLKNTFSEKDFVVMKMDVEGTEFDLIPRLFETGAICLIDEVFLECHYNRWQRCCPGERSSKYEKSYGQCLDLYASLRQSGVLVHQWW, encoded by the coding sequence ATGGAACCCGGCGCCGCCGCGGCAGGCAAGCCAGGCCTACTGAAGAACGTTTTTATACGGTTCTTTTTGTTCGGCGTTTTGATCGTGCTCTGTCGCTTCGCCTACGTCGTCACCGTCACCGGCGAGTCGTGCGAGCTCGGGAACTTCTGCTTCTTCTCTCTGCCGGAAAATCTCAACTTCGTTATAGCGAATACTGGCGGTTCGGCCATCGCCGCAAAAAAAGAAGCCGTTCCGTCGATTTCGGTGGGGTCCACGAAGCCCGAACTCTACACCAGCAAGGACTGGATCAAGGCTGTCCATTTCTACTCCGCCGTGTTCCAGGATCTCATGTCTCAGGGCTTCCTCTCCCGGAAAGCCAAGTCGCTCTGCGTCGAGACCCCCGCCGGGCACGACGTCTACGCCCTGAGAGAGTCCGGCGTCAAGGGCGCGGTCGGTGTTTTCAAGAAAGCGTCGAGACCTTTGGTAATTCCCGGCGAATCGCACCGTTTGCCGTTCGCTGACAACAGCTTTGACTTTGTTTTCTCCGGCGGAGGACGGCTCGAGAAGTCGCCAAAGCCGGCGGATGTCGCCGCCGAGATCGTGCGGACGCTGAAGCCCGAAGGGTTTGCGGTGGTCCACGTCGGCGCGAGAGACACTTACAGCTTCCATTCGTTTATTGAATTGTTCAATTGCAGCAAGCTCGTGACTTCGCGGGACATCGACGGCTTCGATCCGCCGATGCCGAAGATTCGCGAGATGGTTTTGAGGAAGGATTGCGGCGAGAGTGAGGGTTTCGGTCACAGGGCCGAGAACCCTGGTGGCGGTGCTGGTAATAAGTGCTCAGTTCCTGGGCATAAGATGGATCTCATCAGAAAGGCCGAGCCTTTGATTGAAATAGAGCCGTTGAAGCCGTGGATTACTCTGAAGAAGAACATACAGAACGTGAAGTACCTCCCGACAATGGCGGATATAAGCTTCAAGAAGCGGTATGCTTACGTGGATGTCGGAGCTCGGAGCTATGGCTCCAGCATTGGCAGCTGGTTCAAGAAGCAGTACCCGAAACAGAACAGGACTTTCGAAGTTTTCGCCATTGAAGCCGATAAGACTTTTCATGACCAGTACAAGTTGAAGAAGGGGGTCACATTGCTGCCTTACGCAGCTTGGGTGAGGAACGAGACATTGTCCTTCGAGATCAATGGCGACCCGGGTGAGAAGGTGAAGGATAAAGGGAGAGGAATGGGGAGGATTCAGCCGGCGAATCCAGCCAGTGGGGGGTTTAACGGAGAGGTGGATCGGATTCAGGGGTTTGATTTTGTGAATTGGTTGAAGAACACCTTTTCGGAAAAGGATTTTGTGGTGATGAAGATGGATGTGGAAGGGACGGAATTCGATTTGATTCCGAGGCTTTTCGAGACAGGGGCAATCTGTTTGATCGACGAGGTTTTTCTCGAGTGCCATTACAATCGGTGGCAGAGGTGTTGCCCCGGCGAGAGGAGTTCCAAGTATGAGAAGAGTTACGGTCAGTGTTTGGACCTGTATGCTTCACTTAGACAAAGTGGAGTTCTTGTTCATCAATGGTGGTAG